The Brachyspira hyodysenteriae ATCC 27164 genome includes a window with the following:
- a CDS encoding peptide ABC transporter substrate-binding protein: protein MKKNILIKLFCLLSVIFILSCHKEPKNILNELTVSVGPEPQTIDPTKNSAVDAMIYTTHLFENLTIRDENNNIIPGAAESWTSSNNNTIYIFNIRSNAKWSDGMDLKANDFVYAWKRIVDPKNGASYSILLDVIKNASDIMMGKKDKETLGVKALDDKTLYVELEYPVPYFAEMVAHTAYTPLREDIVSQNEDGWTLDVNTMVGNGAFQIVRWDHNSRLVVRKNTDYWNYKEIKPDIINFEFIDNDNTAMSAIINEEIYFYHNTPINDREKLLKEGIARPVPNISLYFYEVDNRKEPFNDARVRKAISLAIDREYIVNNIMKGGEKPAAGIVPYNIKDVDSTNNFRDKKDGYFSTKTEDYQKNVEEARALLAEAGYPNGENFPVFEFITNPGFHVTIAESIQAMLKEALNINMVIRQEEWAVLLQTRRDGNFDMARQGWIGGYNSPAAFLALVKTGYVLNEGRYTNPGFDKALLDASIAESDSDRSMYLHKAEDIAMNDMAIIPIYYYAGTVMQNKKLTNVVYDIFGIYNFSRAEIIEETN from the coding sequence ATGAAAAAGAATATATTAATTAAATTATTTTGTTTATTATCTGTTATTTTTATTTTATCATGCCATAAAGAGCCAAAAAATATTTTGAATGAATTAACGGTATCTGTTGGCCCTGAGCCTCAAACTATAGACCCTACTAAAAATTCTGCAGTAGATGCTATGATATATACAACACATTTATTTGAAAATTTAACTATTAGAGATGAAAATAATAATATAATACCTGGTGCTGCTGAAAGCTGGACTTCATCTAATAACAATACAATATATATTTTTAATATTAGAAGCAATGCAAAATGGTCCGACGGAATGGATTTAAAAGCTAATGATTTTGTATATGCTTGGAAACGTATAGTTGATCCTAAAAATGGAGCTTCATATTCAATACTTTTAGATGTTATAAAAAATGCAAGCGATATAATGATGGGGAAAAAAGATAAAGAAACATTAGGAGTTAAAGCATTAGATGATAAAACTTTATATGTAGAATTAGAATATCCTGTGCCTTATTTTGCGGAGATGGTAGCTCATACTGCTTATACGCCTTTGAGAGAGGATATTGTCAGTCAAAATGAGGATGGCTGGACTTTAGATGTTAATACTATGGTTGGAAACGGTGCTTTTCAAATTGTACGTTGGGATCATAATTCAAGATTAGTTGTAAGAAAAAATACAGACTATTGGAATTATAAAGAAATAAAACCGGATATTATTAATTTTGAATTTATAGATAATGATAATACAGCAATGTCAGCAATAATTAATGAAGAAATATATTTTTATCATAATACACCTATAAATGACAGAGAAAAACTTTTAAAAGAAGGCATAGCAAGACCAGTACCTAATATATCACTTTATTTTTATGAAGTTGATAATAGAAAAGAACCTTTTAATGATGCTAGAGTAAGAAAGGCAATTTCTTTAGCTATAGATAGAGAATATATAGTGAATAATATTATGAAAGGAGGAGAGAAGCCTGCTGCTGGTATTGTTCCTTATAATATAAAAGATGTTGATAGTACAAATAATTTTAGGGATAAGAAAGACGGATATTTTTCTACAAAGACTGAAGATTATCAAAAGAATGTAGAAGAGGCTAGAGCTTTACTTGCAGAGGCCGGTTATCCTAATGGAGAAAATTTCCCTGTATTTGAATTTATAACAAATCCTGGTTTTCATGTTACCATTGCAGAAAGCATACAAGCTATGTTAAAAGAAGCATTAAATATAAATATGGTGATAAGGCAGGAGGAATGGGCTGTACTTTTACAAACTAGAAGAGATGGAAATTTTGATATGGCAAGACAGGGCTGGATTGGCGGATATAATAGTCCTGCTGCATTTTTAGCTTTAGTAAAAACAGGATATGTATTGAATGAGGGTAGATATACTAATCCTGGATTTGATAAGGCTTTATTAGACGCTTCCATTGCTGAAAGTGATTCAGACAGAAGTATGTATTTGCATAAAGCTGAAGATATTGCTATGAATGATATGGCTATTATTCCAATATATTATTATGCCGGAACTGTAATGCAGAATAAAAAATTAACTAATGTTGTTTATGATATATTCGGTATATATAATTTTAGTAGGGCTGAGATTATAGAAGAAACTAATTAA